In a genomic window of Pelecanus crispus isolate bPelCri1 chromosome 1, bPelCri1.pri, whole genome shotgun sequence:
- the NAGA gene encoding alpha-N-acetylgalactosaminidase codes for MGAAVLSGLAPALALALALALALPALALENGLALTPPMGWLAWERFRCNVDCRADPRNCISETLFFEMADRLAEDGWKELGYEYINIDDCWSAKQRDSAGRLVPDPERFPRGIKALADYVHARGLKLGIYGDLGIFTCGGYPGTTLDCVEQDAQTFAEWGVDMLKLDGCYSSAEEQAEGYPKMARALNATGRPIVYSCSWPAYQGGLPPKVNYTVLAEVCNLWRNYDDIQDSWDSVLSILDWFFANQDVLQPAAGPGHWNDPDMLIIGNFGLSHEQSRSQMALWTVMAAPLLMSTDLRTISPSAKEILQNRLMIQINQDPLGIQGRRIVKEKSHIEVFLRPLSQAASALVFFSRRTDMPFLYTTSLAKLHFPEDAMYEVQDVYSGKVFSGLKTGDSFSVVINPSGVVMWYLYPIGLPAQPWHVVRQQAPSEGFHPVLL; via the exons ATGGGAGCGGCGGTGCTGAGCGGGCTGGCcccggccctggccctggcgctggccctggccctggcgCTGCCCGCCCTGGCCCTGGAGAACGGGCTGGCCCTCACCCCCCCCATGGGCTGGCTGGCCTGGGAGAGGTTCCGCTGCAACGTGGACTGCCGGGCGGACCCCCGCAACTGCATCAG CGAGACGCTCTTCTTCGAGATGGCAGACCGCCTGGCAGAGGACGGCTGGAAGGAGCTGGGCTATGAGTACATCAACATCGACGACTGCTGGTCTGCCAAGCAGCGGGACTCGGCGGGACGGCTGGTTCCCGATCCCGAGAGGTTTCCCAGGGGGATAAAGGCCCTGGCTGACTAC GTCCACGCCCGGGGCCTGAAGCTGGGCATTTATGGTGACCTGGGCATCTTCACCTGCGGGGGCTACCCGGGCACCACGCTGGACTGTGTGGAGCAGGATGCCCAGACCTTTGCGGAGTGGGGTGTGGACATGCTGAAGCTGGATGGGTGCTACTCGTCggcagaggagcaggcagagg GCTACCCAAAAATGGCGAGGGCCTTGAACGCCACGGGCCGCCCCATCGTCTACTCCTGCAGCTGGCCAGCTTATCAGGGGGGTCTTCCCCCCAAG GTGAACTACACCGTCCTGGCAGAGGTCTGCAACCTGTGGCGTAACTACGACGACATCCAGGACTCCTGGGACAGTGTGCTTTCCATCCTGGACTGGTTCTTCGCAAACCAGGATGTGCTGCAGCCGGCGGCTGGCCCCGGCCACTGGAATGACCCGGACATG ctcATCATTGGAAACTTTGGCCTTAGCCATGAGCAGTCCCGCTCCCAAATGGCCTTGTGGACGGTGATGGCAGCTCCGCTCCTCATGTCCACGGATCTCCGCACCATCTCCCCGAGCGCCAAGGAGATCCTGCAGAATCGCCTGATGATCCAGATCAACCAGGACCCCCTGGGAATCCAGGGGCGCAGGATTGTCAAG GAGAAATCACACATCGAGGTGTTCCTGCGCCCGCTGTCCCAGGCTGCCAGCGCCCTCGTCTTCTTCAGCCGGAGGACAGATATGCCCTTCCTCTACACCACCAGCCTGGCCAAGCTCCACTTCCCCGAGGACGCCATGTATGAG gTACAAGACGTGTACAGTGGGAAGGTCTTCAGTGGCTTAAAGACAGGAGACAGCTTCTCAGTCGTTATTAACCCCTCGGGGGTGGTGATGTGGTATCTCTATCCCATAgggctcccagcacagccctggcacgTTGTTAGACAGCAAGCCCCCAGCGAGGGTTTCCACCCGGTTCTCCTGTGA
- the WBP2NL gene encoding postacrosomal sheath WW domain-binding protein, which produces MALNRNHSQEGGVVIPNAESVLKQCKDVELSFSDVTGKPEAFKGTKKGMLYLTPYRMIFVSKGKDPMLSFMMPFYLVKGCSIEQPVFSANYIKGQIQAEAGGGWEGQGTFKLTFNSGGAIEFGQLMFKVASNASSGVPLQNPGYGYTPVPGGYAPAPPAPGGYSPAPGGYAPPPPPNGPYPYAPPPMNAYGPAPQPMGYPYAQTPGIYPPLPNMNPVYVPPPPPYSGPSPAGPSAPSAPPAWMGPQVPGGSKAMEAASSAYYNPANPHNVYMPMDQPPPYAPPEDKKNN; this is translated from the exons ATGGCGCTGAACAGGAACCACTCGCAGGAGGGCGGTGTCGTCATCCCCAATGCCGAGAG TGTTCTCAAACAGTGTAAAGATGTGGAGCTCTCCTTCAGTGACGTGACGGGTAAGCCTGAAGCCTTCAAAGGCACCAAGAAAGGGATGCTATACCTCACTCCTTATAGG ATGATTTTTGTGTCGAAGGGCAAGGATCCTATGCTGTCTTTCATGATGCCGTTTTATTTGGTGAAAGGATGCTCAATTGAGCAGCCTGTTTTCTCTGCCAATTACATCAAAGGACAGATTCAGGCCGAGGCAGGAG GTggctgggaagggcaggggacATTCAAACTGACTTTCAACAGTGGAGGAGCCATTGAGTTTGGACAGTTGATGTTCAAAGTTGCCTCTAATG CTTCCAGTGGTGTTCCTCTCCAGAACCCGGGCTATGGCTATACACCTGTGCCCGGAGGGTATGCACCCGCCCCGCCTGCTCCAGGGGGATATTCACCTGCGCCGGGGGGCTAcgctcctcctccaccaccaaaCGGACCATATCCTTATGCGCCACCTCCGATGAATGCCTATGGACCTGCTCCGCAGCCCATGGGATATCCATATGCCCAGACTCCAG GTATTTACCCACCACTTCCAAACATGAACCCCGTGTATgtgccacctcctcccccctACTCTGGGCCATCTCCTGCAGGACCCTCAGCTCCCTCAGCTCCCCCAGCTTGGATGGGCCCGCAGGTGCCAG GGGGCAGTAAGGCCATGGAAGCCGCTTCCAGTGCATATTACAACCCTGCCAACCCACACAATGTGTACATGCCCATG GATCAGCCACCTCCTTATGCACCTCCTGAGGATAAGAAGAACAACTAA